A genomic region of uncultured Paludibaculum sp. contains the following coding sequences:
- a CDS encoding GNAT family N-acetyltransferase, producing MQYLFKVAETPDEYDQIRRLNHRVFAEEVRQHEPTADGRLIDSREAVSRFFIAVCEGRVAGMVCTCAQRPFSVEKRLADPSILDTLAGPLLEARLLAIEPAYRKRMLFLGLLELMVATAISDGFATLLISGITTRQAMYQRMGFQPLGPPTVSGAAEFTPMAMALPLPR from the coding sequence ATGCAGTACCTCTTCAAAGTTGCCGAGACGCCCGACGAGTATGACCAGATCCGCCGCCTGAATCACCGCGTCTTCGCCGAAGAAGTACGCCAGCACGAGCCCACGGCCGACGGCCGCCTCATTGACAGCCGCGAGGCGGTCAGCCGTTTCTTCATCGCCGTCTGTGAAGGCCGGGTCGCGGGCATGGTCTGCACCTGTGCCCAACGGCCGTTCTCGGTGGAGAAGCGGCTGGCCGATCCGTCCATTCTCGACACCTTGGCCGGGCCGTTGCTGGAAGCCCGCCTGCTGGCAATCGAACCGGCTTACCGCAAACGCATGCTCTTCCTGGGTCTGCTCGAACTCATGGTGGCGACGGCGATCTCAGACGGCTTCGCGACGCTGCTCATTTCCGGCATCACCACCAGACAGGCGATGTATCAGCGCATGGGCTTCCAGCCGTTGGGTCCGCCCACGGTCAGCGGCGCTGCCGAGTTCACGCCAATGGCGATGGCGTTGCCGCTGCCGCGCTAG
- a CDS encoding ABC transporter ATP-binding protein: MVELIFREINFSLYRPAARRGHAKLKRVEEEVSSRSYDLRLLRRLLRLMLPYWRSVGVALALLLVSSVLQVLSPLLTKIAVDLYLAPNGQHSLPWLEHWLSTDARTGLLQLSLAYLAVIIANLVMDFGQQLLMQWTGQRAMFDVRKKLMSRLQTLDVAYYDRNPVGRLVTRVTTDVDALNELFASGIVTLLGDILVLLFIVAAMLQLDVGLTLTMLVVMPFVFGVTIVFRREVQSSNRLIRLAVARINSFLQEHVNGMSVLQLFNREARATRDFDTVNRDHMLAYRGAINAYGWFYPAVEFLSMVALASLLAYGGFHVDSGTLSLGVLVAFFQYGMRVFRPIQDLSEKYNILQSSLAAGERIFSLLDEEPAVVAPSKLAAVPENAPIEFDHVWFAYKGEDWVLQDVSFRIDPGEILAVVGHTGAGKTTLSNLLLRFYDVQRGSIKLGGIDVRDFDPRELRRHFGVVLQDPHLFTGTIGGNIRLGSAHVTDEALALAAEQVNLLPFIDDLPERFEHPVRERGSGLSTGQKQLIGFARALAHNPRYLILDEATSSVDTETEMKVRMALERMVEGRTSIIIAHRLSTIQRADRILVMHKGHLRETGSHQELLAARGIYYKLYQLQYKDQEVRR, encoded by the coding sequence ATGGTGGAACTGATTTTTCGCGAGATCAACTTCTCATTGTATCGGCCTGCCGCGCGGCGTGGCCACGCTAAACTAAAGAGAGTGGAAGAGGAAGTCTCCAGCCGATCCTACGATCTACGACTGCTGCGTCGACTGCTGCGGCTCATGTTGCCGTACTGGCGCAGCGTGGGCGTGGCCCTGGCGCTGCTGCTGGTCAGCTCGGTGCTGCAGGTGTTGAGCCCGTTGCTGACGAAGATCGCGGTGGACCTGTATCTGGCACCCAACGGACAGCACAGCCTGCCGTGGTTGGAGCATTGGCTCTCGACCGATGCGCGCACCGGCCTGTTGCAGCTTTCGCTCGCCTATCTGGCCGTCATCATCGCGAACCTGGTCATGGATTTCGGCCAGCAGTTGCTGATGCAGTGGACGGGCCAGCGGGCGATGTTCGACGTGCGCAAGAAGCTGATGTCACGGCTGCAGACGCTGGACGTCGCCTACTACGATCGCAATCCGGTGGGCCGTCTGGTGACTCGCGTGACCACGGACGTGGACGCACTAAACGAATTGTTCGCCTCGGGCATTGTGACGCTGCTGGGCGACATCCTGGTGCTGCTGTTCATCGTCGCCGCCATGCTCCAGTTGGACGTCGGGTTGACGCTGACCATGCTGGTGGTGATGCCATTCGTCTTCGGCGTGACCATCGTGTTCCGGCGCGAGGTACAGTCCAGCAACCGGCTGATCCGATTGGCCGTGGCGCGCATCAATTCGTTCCTGCAGGAACACGTGAACGGCATGAGCGTCCTGCAGTTGTTCAACCGGGAAGCACGCGCCACGCGGGACTTTGACACGGTGAATCGCGATCACATGCTGGCCTACCGCGGAGCCATCAACGCCTACGGCTGGTTCTATCCGGCGGTGGAATTCCTCTCGATGGTCGCGCTCGCCTCGCTGCTGGCCTACGGCGGGTTCCACGTGGATTCCGGCACGCTGTCGTTGGGCGTGCTGGTGGCATTCTTCCAGTACGGCATGCGCGTGTTCCGCCCGATTCAGGATCTCAGCGAGAAGTACAACATCCTGCAGTCGTCCCTGGCGGCGGGCGAACGCATCTTCAGCCTGCTGGATGAAGAGCCGGCCGTCGTGGCGCCGTCCAAGCTGGCGGCGGTTCCGGAGAACGCGCCCATCGAGTTCGATCACGTCTGGTTTGCCTACAAAGGCGAAGACTGGGTGCTGCAGGATGTCAGCTTCCGCATCGATCCAGGCGAAATTCTGGCGGTGGTGGGGCACACCGGCGCGGGCAAGACGACGCTTTCCAATCTGCTGCTGCGCTTCTACGACGTGCAGCGCGGGTCGATCAAGCTGGGCGGCATCGATGTGCGTGATTTCGATCCGCGCGAGCTGCGGCGGCATTTTGGCGTGGTGCTGCAGGATCCGCATCTGTTCACCGGCACCATCGGCGGCAACATCCGGCTGGGCTCCGCACATGTGACGGACGAGGCGCTGGCGCTGGCGGCGGAGCAGGTGAATCTGCTGCCGTTCATCGACGATCTGCCGGAGCGGTTTGAACATCCGGTGCGGGAGCGCGGCAGCGGTCTCTCGACAGGGCAGAAGCAGTTGATCGGGTTTGCGCGAGCCCTGGCCCACAATCCACGCTATCTGATCCTGGACGAAGCGACCTCCAGCGTGGATACGGAGACCGAGATGAAGGTGCGGATGGCACTGGAGCGTATGGTGGAGGGGCGAACGTCCATCATCATCGCGCACAGGCTGTCAACGATCCAACGGGCCGATCGCATTCTCGTGATGCACAAGGGCCATCTGCGGGAGACAGGCAGCCACCAGGAACTGCTGGCGGCTCGCGGGATTTACTACAAGCTGTATCAGTTGCAGTACAAAGACCAGGAAGTACGGCGCTAG
- the istA gene encoding IS21 family transposase has product MSKTEKTQEVAAAKAGMDVKTARKYLADLRPPSEQTPDRTWRTRPDPFERVWEEVRQQLDANPGLEAKTLFEALQRQYPGEFADGQLRTLQRHIKRWRATEGPGREVFFAQRHVPGRLGQSDFTYMNELGITIGRQSFPHMLYHFVLTYSNWEDVTLCYSESFESLSEGLQNALWALGAVPLEHRTDRLSTAVNNMSNDKEFTTRYEALLRHYRLEGQKIQAGKANENGDVEQRHHRLKRAVEQALLLRGSHDFASVEEYKEFLRLLLVRLNAGRRERLAAEMQYLRALPERRVGSAKRVKVRVDSGSIIYVDRNAYSVNSRLIGEQVEARLNAESVEVWYGGNKVEEMPRLRGRGKHRVDYRHIIDWLVRKPGAFENYRYRDELFPTSRFRMAWDALREVAQPRANKLYLEILQMAAQEGEARVDEALRYLLEAGEIGEGKLNAAAVRAVLSEQAGVRPATHIAVDDVVLASFDELLDGGAGMGVKQ; this is encoded by the coding sequence TTGTCGAAAACAGAGAAAACGCAAGAGGTGGCGGCCGCGAAGGCCGGCATGGATGTGAAGACAGCCAGGAAATACCTGGCCGATCTTAGGCCCCCAAGTGAGCAGACGCCAGATAGGACGTGGCGAACTCGGCCCGATCCATTCGAACGGGTCTGGGAGGAGGTTCGTCAACAACTGGACGCCAACCCTGGGCTGGAAGCCAAAACATTGTTCGAGGCATTACAGCGCCAGTATCCGGGCGAATTCGCCGACGGGCAGTTGCGGACACTACAGCGGCATATCAAACGCTGGCGCGCCACGGAAGGCCCAGGCAGGGAAGTGTTCTTCGCCCAGAGGCACGTGCCAGGCCGCCTGGGCCAGTCTGACTTCACATACATGAACGAACTCGGCATCACGATCGGCCGCCAGAGTTTCCCGCACATGCTCTATCACTTCGTGTTGACGTACTCGAACTGGGAGGACGTCACGTTGTGCTATTCCGAGAGCTTTGAGAGCTTGAGCGAGGGGTTGCAGAACGCCCTGTGGGCATTGGGTGCGGTGCCGCTGGAGCACCGGACCGACCGCCTGTCCACCGCCGTGAACAACATGAGCAACGACAAGGAGTTCACGACGCGCTACGAGGCGCTGTTGCGGCACTACCGGTTGGAAGGCCAGAAGATCCAGGCGGGCAAGGCAAACGAGAACGGCGACGTCGAGCAACGCCACCACCGCTTGAAACGGGCCGTCGAGCAGGCGCTGCTACTGCGCGGAAGTCACGACTTCGCCTCCGTGGAGGAGTATAAGGAATTCCTGCGTCTGCTTCTGGTGCGGCTGAATGCCGGCCGCCGTGAGCGGCTCGCCGCCGAGATGCAGTACCTGAGAGCATTGCCGGAGCGGCGGGTGGGCAGCGCGAAGCGAGTGAAGGTGAGGGTGGACTCCGGCAGCATCATCTATGTGGACCGCAATGCCTATTCGGTCAACAGCCGCCTGATCGGCGAACAGGTGGAAGCGCGTCTGAACGCGGAGAGCGTCGAGGTCTGGTATGGCGGCAACAAGGTGGAGGAGATGCCACGGTTGCGTGGCCGGGGCAAGCATCGTGTGGACTACCGGCACATCATCGACTGGCTGGTGCGCAAGCCTGGAGCGTTCGAAAACTACCGCTATCGGGACGAACTGTTTCCCACAAGCCGGTTCCGCATGGCATGGGATGCGTTGCGGGAGGTGGCACAGCCGCGAGCCAACAAGCTCTACCTGGAGATTCTGCAGATGGCGGCGCAAGAAGGCGAGGCGCGAGTCGATGAGGCGTTGAGGTATCTGCTGGAGGCCGGAGAGATTGGCGAAGGGAAGCTCAATGCGGCTGCGGTTCGTGCCGTGCTGAGCGAGCAAGCAGGAGTGCGGCCAGCCACTCACATCGCGGTGGACGATGTCGTCCTGGCCAGCTTCGATGAACTGCTCGACGGTGGCGCTGGTATGGGGGTGAAGCAGTGA
- a CDS encoding MFS transporter has translation MNSPEPKLEYRRGEQRAWYMYDFANSAFNSTVVTLFLGPYLTELAKTAADPSGLVHPLGIPVDARSYWSYLISLSVLTQVFCLPMLGAIADYSPNKKRLLGIFAYIGAGSTIAMFALQDGLYLLGGILFLIANLAFGCSVVIYNSFLNDVAPEAERDSVSSKGWGIGYLGGGILLALNLLLFQKAEAFGIDKGMAVRISLGSAGAWWAIFGMIPMLGIRNRKPQRTAAAGENVFAKGFLQLFQTLRDMRHYPQTLTFLVAYLIYNDAIQAVITLAGQYGSDYLKIPLESLTLAILMVQFVAFGGAMLFNLLAKLFTAYRAVVLSLIIWTVLMCGVFIVKTTGDYFVAAALVAVVMGGSQALSRSLYSLMIPHGKEAEYFSLYEISDKGTSWLAPLLFGLMLQFTGSYQLAILSLVIFFLLGLGILLKVDVKRAALEAGNEA, from the coding sequence TTGAACAGTCCCGAGCCTAAGCTCGAATACCGTCGCGGCGAACAGCGCGCCTGGTACATGTATGACTTCGCGAACTCCGCGTTCAACAGTACCGTCGTCACGCTGTTCCTGGGGCCCTATCTCACGGAACTGGCCAAGACCGCCGCCGATCCCAGCGGTCTCGTTCATCCCTTGGGTATCCCCGTCGACGCGCGCAGCTACTGGAGCTACCTGATCTCGCTCTCGGTGCTCACTCAGGTGTTCTGCCTGCCCATGCTGGGCGCCATTGCCGACTACAGCCCGAACAAGAAGCGCCTCCTCGGCATCTTCGCCTATATCGGCGCCGGCAGCACCATCGCCATGTTCGCCCTGCAGGATGGACTCTACCTGTTGGGTGGCATCCTCTTTCTCATTGCCAACCTCGCTTTCGGTTGTTCCGTCGTCATCTACAACAGTTTTCTCAACGACGTGGCGCCGGAAGCGGAACGGGACAGCGTCTCTTCCAAAGGTTGGGGCATCGGTTATCTCGGCGGCGGCATCCTGTTGGCCTTGAACCTGCTGCTGTTCCAGAAGGCGGAAGCGTTCGGTATCGACAAGGGCATGGCGGTCCGCATCAGCCTCGGCTCGGCCGGAGCCTGGTGGGCCATCTTCGGCATGATCCCCATGCTGGGTATCCGCAACCGCAAGCCGCAGCGCACCGCCGCGGCGGGTGAAAACGTCTTCGCCAAAGGCTTCCTGCAGCTCTTCCAGACGCTGAGGGACATGCGCCACTACCCGCAGACGCTCACCTTCCTTGTCGCCTATCTCATCTACAACGACGCCATCCAGGCGGTCATCACGCTGGCCGGCCAGTACGGCTCCGACTACCTCAAGATCCCTCTGGAGTCCCTGACCCTCGCCATCCTCATGGTCCAGTTCGTGGCCTTCGGCGGAGCGATGCTCTTCAATCTCCTGGCGAAGCTGTTCACGGCCTATCGCGCTGTCGTGCTGAGTCTGATCATCTGGACGGTCCTGATGTGCGGCGTCTTCATCGTCAAAACCACCGGTGACTACTTTGTCGCCGCCGCTCTGGTGGCTGTCGTGATGGGCGGCAGCCAGGCCCTCAGCCGTTCGCTCTATTCGCTGATGATCCCCCATGGGAAGGAAGCTGAGTACTTCTCGCTTTACGAGATCAGCGACAAGGGCACCAGTTGGCTCGCTCCGCTGCTGTTCGGGCTCATGCTGCAGTTCACTGGCAGCTACCAGTTGGCCATCCTTTCCCTGGTCATCTTCTTCCTGCTGGGCTTGGGAATTCTGCTGAAGGTCGATGTCAAACGCGCGGCTCTTGAAGCAGGCAACGAGGCATGA
- a CDS encoding AMP-binding protein — MLKLLIRGLLRLLYRLEVHGALPTAAKTLIVGNHQSFLDAPIMWSILPDDTLWVVHSQVMKQLAFRLLVRVTDHIVIDTTNPFALKSTIDVIEAGRKVIIFPEGRVTVTGALMKIYDGPAFIAAKTGATVAPFILDGAVRAKGFSRMQGDYPLTLFPKVKVTFFPGEVIPMPEAPSGKLRRRKAGEEMRRVLQRCWSLSRPKRSLHDAFLEAIELHGRGRRMVEDAGGADLTYGGVLKGSLALGRLVSKLTAENEVVGVLMPNAAATLSLALGLFGVRRIPAMLNFTAGVDGMQSALRAAKVKTVLTSRQFLEKGKLTAVVERLQDVKIVCLEDLKPRFTLADKLWLILYALPFPRAATLRSQPDEPAVVLFTSGSEGKPKGVVLSHWSILSDIEQIFSVIDVSRADKILSAMPVFHSFGLTAGFMLPIISGLRLFLYPSPLHYSIVPELFYDRDATVMFATPTFLKHYAKRAHPYDFRKVRMLLGGAEKLTDEIRNLYMDKFGVRVLEGYGATECAPVIAVNTAMRCKAGTVGEPLPLMEWKLEKVPGIEEGGLLHVKGPNVMLGYWRESNPCVLEPPESVFGPGWYPTGDLAVIDDDGFLKLMGRVKRFAKVAGEMISLEVVEKIAEAASPKHMHGAITRPDPGRGEMIVLCTQDKELKRDQLQKAARDLGAPDLAIPRRIVYIDKLPLLGTGKKDYPKLSQLVEAQLEQSRA; from the coding sequence ATGCTTAAACTTCTGATTCGCGGTCTCTTGCGCCTGCTCTATCGACTCGAAGTCCACGGCGCGCTGCCTACGGCCGCGAAGACCCTCATCGTCGGCAATCACCAGTCGTTTCTCGACGCGCCCATCATGTGGAGCATCCTGCCCGACGACACCCTCTGGGTCGTTCACTCCCAGGTCATGAAGCAACTCGCCTTCCGGTTGCTCGTCCGCGTCACCGACCACATCGTCATCGACACCACCAATCCCTTCGCCCTCAAATCCACCATCGACGTCATCGAGGCCGGCCGCAAGGTCATCATCTTCCCCGAAGGCCGCGTCACCGTCACCGGCGCCCTCATGAAGATCTACGACGGCCCCGCCTTCATCGCCGCCAAGACCGGAGCCACCGTCGCTCCATTCATTCTTGACGGCGCCGTCCGGGCCAAGGGCTTCAGCCGGATGCAAGGCGACTACCCGCTCACCTTATTCCCCAAGGTCAAGGTCACCTTCTTCCCCGGCGAAGTCATCCCCATGCCCGAGGCGCCCTCCGGCAAGCTCCGTCGCCGCAAGGCCGGTGAGGAGATGCGCCGCGTGCTCCAGCGCTGCTGGTCACTCTCCCGGCCCAAGCGCAGCCTTCACGACGCCTTCCTCGAGGCCATCGAGCTCCACGGCCGAGGCCGCCGCATGGTGGAAGACGCCGGCGGAGCAGACCTCACCTATGGCGGCGTCCTCAAGGGCTCGCTCGCCCTCGGCCGCCTGGTCTCCAAACTCACCGCCGAAAACGAAGTCGTTGGGGTCCTGATGCCCAACGCCGCCGCCACTCTCTCGCTCGCCCTCGGCCTCTTCGGCGTCCGACGCATTCCGGCGATGCTCAACTTCACGGCGGGTGTCGACGGCATGCAAAGCGCTCTGCGCGCCGCAAAGGTGAAGACCGTCCTCACCTCGCGCCAGTTTCTGGAAAAGGGCAAGCTCACCGCCGTGGTCGAGCGCCTGCAGGACGTCAAGATCGTCTGCCTCGAAGACCTCAAACCGCGTTTCACGCTGGCCGACAAACTCTGGCTCATCCTCTACGCTCTGCCGTTCCCACGCGCCGCCACGCTGCGCAGCCAGCCGGACGAGCCCGCTGTCGTCCTCTTCACCTCGGGCTCGGAAGGTAAGCCCAAGGGCGTCGTCCTCAGCCACTGGTCGATTCTCTCCGACATCGAACAGATCTTCAGCGTCATCGACGTCTCGCGCGCCGACAAGATTCTGTCGGCCATGCCGGTCTTCCATAGCTTCGGGCTGACCGCCGGCTTCATGCTGCCCATCATCAGCGGCCTCCGGTTGTTCCTCTATCCCTCGCCCCTCCACTACAGCATCGTGCCGGAGCTTTTCTACGACCGCGATGCGACCGTCATGTTTGCCACCCCTACCTTCCTGAAGCATTACGCCAAACGAGCCCACCCCTACGACTTCCGCAAAGTGCGCATGCTGTTGGGCGGGGCAGAGAAGCTCACCGACGAGATCCGAAACCTCTACATGGACAAGTTCGGCGTCCGCGTCCTGGAAGGCTACGGCGCCACGGAGTGCGCGCCCGTCATCGCGGTAAACACGGCCATGCGTTGCAAGGCCGGTACCGTCGGTGAACCGCTGCCGTTGATGGAATGGAAGCTCGAGAAGGTGCCAGGCATCGAGGAGGGCGGCCTGCTCCATGTGAAGGGCCCCAACGTCATGCTGGGCTACTGGCGCGAGTCGAACCCCTGCGTCCTGGAGCCGCCGGAATCCGTCTTTGGACCAGGCTGGTATCCCACCGGCGACCTCGCCGTCATCGACGACGACGGCTTCCTGAAGCTGATGGGCCGCGTCAAGCGCTTCGCCAAAGTGGCCGGCGAGATGATCTCCCTCGAGGTTGTCGAGAAGATCGCGGAGGCCGCCTCACCCAAACACATGCACGGCGCCATCACCCGGCCCGACCCCGGCCGTGGCGAAATGATTGTCCTCTGCACCCAGGACAAGGAACTGAAACGCGACCAGCTTCAGAAGGCCGCACGCGATCTCGGCGCGCCCGATCTCGCCATCCCGCGCCGCATCGTCTACATCGACAAGCTTCCTCTGCTCGGTACCGGCAAGAAGGACTATCCCAAACTGTCGCAACTCGTGGAGGCCCAGCTTGAACAGTCCCGAGCCTAA
- a CDS encoding glycosyltransferase family 2 protein produces the protein MTIVLPAYNEEGNIADVVTQWLAVAGRVDEGRVLVVDDGSRDGTNRILNGLVNQYPALSVVRQQNGGHGAAIRLGYRLALEQGTGWIFQTDCDGQTSPGDFDAFWQRRAEAPFQIGIRRSRRDPWLRIVLSRWHVWLVDLLFHAPVEDPNVPFRLMRADLVRRYLELIPVGTFAPNVLMSVLACRQGILRTLPISHSPRAAGESSVKGWQIVKMAIRSIREYLSFRQVVRRAIL, from the coding sequence TTGACGATTGTCTTACCCGCGTACAACGAGGAGGGCAACATCGCCGATGTCGTGACCCAGTGGCTGGCTGTCGCCGGTCGGGTAGACGAGGGGCGCGTCCTCGTCGTGGACGACGGTTCCCGCGACGGCACCAACCGCATTCTCAATGGTCTGGTTAACCAGTACCCCGCGTTGTCCGTGGTGCGGCAGCAGAACGGCGGCCACGGGGCGGCGATTCGGCTCGGATACCGCCTCGCCCTGGAGCAGGGAACCGGCTGGATCTTCCAGACCGACTGCGACGGCCAAACCTCCCCCGGCGACTTCGACGCCTTCTGGCAGCGCCGGGCCGAAGCCCCATTTCAGATCGGCATCCGCCGCAGCCGGCGGGATCCCTGGCTCCGCATCGTGCTCAGCCGCTGGCATGTGTGGCTGGTCGATCTGCTCTTCCATGCGCCGGTGGAGGACCCCAATGTGCCTTTCCGGCTGATGCGGGCGGACCTGGTGCGGCGCTACCTGGAACTGATCCCTGTTGGGACTTTCGCCCCCAACGTGCTGATGTCGGTTCTGGCCTGCCGGCAGGGTATCCTGCGGACGCTGCCCATCTCGCATTCGCCGCGAGCGGCCGGCGAATCGTCGGTCAAAGGATGGCAAATCGTGAAAATGGCCATCCGCAGTATTCGCGAATACCTCTCATTTCGGCAAGTCGTCAGGCGTGCCATCCTCTAG
- the istB gene encoding IS21-like element helper ATPase IstB: MSKPRDIKKELAGYLGELYLPVMGRCYEDKARQAEREALGYEQFLLELVERECQERREKRIARLLQASKLPLEKTLDSFDLKRLPQKAARQAKALLDGTFLDRRENVLAFGNPGSGKTHLLSALGQELIRQGRRVAFTTCARLVQDLLRAKQALRLSQAIKKLAYYEALVIDDIGYVQQSREEMEVLFTLLAERYERASVLLTSNLPFSKWEAIFKDPMTTASAIDRLVHHSVILELNIASYRMEQAKKKKAEDE, translated from the coding sequence GTGAGCAAACCCCGCGACATCAAGAAAGAACTGGCCGGGTATCTAGGCGAACTCTACCTGCCGGTGATGGGCCGATGCTACGAAGACAAGGCGCGCCAGGCGGAACGGGAGGCGCTGGGTTACGAGCAGTTCCTGCTGGAACTGGTCGAGCGGGAGTGTCAGGAACGGCGCGAAAAGAGGATCGCTCGCCTGTTGCAGGCATCCAAGCTTCCGCTGGAAAAGACGCTGGATAGCTTCGACCTGAAACGGTTGCCCCAGAAGGCGGCCCGACAGGCCAAGGCTCTGCTGGATGGCACGTTTCTGGACCGACGCGAGAATGTCCTCGCCTTCGGAAATCCTGGTAGCGGCAAGACTCATCTACTCTCGGCCCTCGGGCAGGAACTGATCCGGCAGGGGCGCCGTGTGGCGTTCACCACATGTGCGCGGCTGGTGCAGGATCTGCTGCGCGCCAAGCAAGCCCTGCGGCTCAGCCAGGCCATCAAGAAGCTCGCCTACTACGAAGCTCTGGTGATCGATGACATTGGCTACGTGCAGCAGAGCCGAGAGGAGATGGAGGTGCTGTTTACACTGCTGGCCGAACGCTACGAGCGCGCCAGCGTGCTGCTCACTTCCAACTTGCCATTCTCCAAATGGGAGGCGATTTTCAAGGACCCCATGACTACGGCCTCAGCCATAGACCGGTTGGTCCATCACAGCGTGATCCTCGAATTGAACATCGCCAGTTACAGGATGGAGCAGGCCAAGAAGAAGAAAGCGGAGGACGAATGA
- a CDS encoding IS1634 family transposase, with protein sequence MPSRTGRVHVATTSRTYKGKLYQTHLLRRSFRVGSQVRHETLGNISHLPPDLIDLIRRSLAGEQFLPASQAFLVERNLPHGHVQAVLGSMHRLGLDSLLASKPCRERDLVLAMIAERLLHPCSKLATTRLWHTTTLAEELGVADATEDDLYQAMDWLLARQSHIEKKLAQRHLHDGSLVLYDVSSSYYEGHTCPLARLGHNRDGKKGLPIIVYGLLTDSEGRPVAVDVYPGNTGDPTTVPDQVDKLRQRFGLSRVVLVGDRGMLTETQIGQLKQHPGLGWISALRGPAIRELVDGGSLQLSLFDETNLAEINSPVYPGERLVACFNPLLADERRRKRGELIEATEKELAKIAAQVKRRTRTPLSEAEIALKVGRVLNRYKVAKHFELNIADGVFAWTRREESIRRESQLDGVYVVRTSEPESRCSAPDAVRRYKSCLASTIPPGQRQLFLPIGDNYKLCVAALLAYTGAGRSRG encoded by the coding sequence ATGCCATCCAGGACCGGCCGGGTTCATGTGGCCACCACTTCCCGGACCTACAAAGGCAAACTCTACCAGACCCACTTGCTCCGCCGCTCCTTCCGCGTCGGCTCCCAGGTCCGCCACGAAACCCTCGGCAACATCTCCCATCTCCCGCCCGATCTCATCGACCTCATTCGTCGCTCTCTCGCCGGTGAGCAGTTCCTCCCCGCCTCCCAAGCTTTCCTCGTCGAACGCAATCTCCCTCACGGCCATGTCCAGGCCGTGCTCGGCTCCATGCATCGTCTCGGCCTCGATTCGCTGCTGGCCTCTAAACCCTGCCGCGAGCGCGACCTCGTTCTCGCCATGATCGCCGAACGTCTTCTGCACCCCTGCTCCAAACTCGCCACCACCAGGCTTTGGCACACCACCACTCTGGCCGAGGAACTCGGGGTCGCCGACGCCACCGAAGACGACTTGTACCAGGCCATGGACTGGCTGCTGGCCCGCCAGTCGCACATCGAAAAGAAACTCGCCCAGCGCCACCTCCACGACGGTTCCCTGGTGCTCTATGACGTCAGCAGTAGTTACTACGAAGGTCACACCTGCCCCTTGGCGCGACTCGGCCACAACCGCGACGGAAAGAAGGGACTGCCCATCATCGTCTACGGCCTGCTGACCGACAGTGAAGGCCGCCCCGTGGCCGTCGACGTTTATCCCGGCAATACCGGCGATCCCACCACCGTTCCCGATCAAGTGGATAAGCTCCGCCAACGTTTCGGCCTGTCCCGCGTGGTTCTGGTGGGCGACCGCGGCATGCTCACCGAAACGCAGATCGGCCAGCTTAAACAGCATCCCGGACTCGGTTGGATCTCGGCCCTGCGCGGGCCGGCGATTCGCGAACTGGTCGACGGCGGAAGCCTGCAACTGTCCCTGTTCGACGAAACCAATCTGGCCGAGATCAATTCGCCCGTCTATCCCGGCGAGCGCCTGGTGGCCTGCTTCAATCCGCTGCTGGCCGACGAGCGCAGGCGGAAGCGAGGCGAGCTGATCGAGGCCACCGAGAAGGAGTTGGCCAAGATCGCCGCCCAGGTCAAGCGCCGCACGCGCACTCCGCTCAGTGAGGCCGAGATCGCGCTGAAAGTGGGCAGGGTCTTGAACCGCTACAAGGTCGCCAAACACTTCGAGCTCAACATCGCCGATGGCGTCTTCGCCTGGACCCGGCGAGAGGAATCGATCCGGCGCGAAAGCCAACTGGACGGCGTCTACGTGGTGCGCACCAGCGAGCCCGAGAGCCGTTGCTCGGCCCCGGACGCGGTACGCCGCTACAAGAGCTGTCTGGCGTCAACTATTCCGCCCGGTCAGCGACAACTATTTCTCCCTATCGGCGACAACTACAAGCTTTGTGTAGCGGCCTTGCTCGCCTACACTGGTGCTGGCCGGAGCAGAGGGTAA